Proteins encoded in a region of the Zunongwangia endophytica genome:
- a CDS encoding SusC/RagA family TonB-linked outer membrane protein, giving the protein MKQQTIFKMRLKPYFLATIFFVCSMSTVWAQQKEITGVVTSADDGMPIPGVSVIVEGTSRGTTTDFDGNYQIEAASAESLSFSYIGFETKTLSVGNQTELNVSLQVSTSELDEIVVVGYGTQRKKVSTAATSMVESEDLIQTASIDATSALQGQTSGVNITSTSGQPGANMTVNIRGVGTAGNNSPLYVVDGVVVENGIGYLDPSIIERVDILKDASAASIYGARAANGVVLVTTKKGKEGVTSVSVNSYVGFQEVARTLDLLDSREYGIIMNEARVNSGYAPLYTQEELNNAANTDWQDELFNNGAIKQNHSVLISGGTEKVNYSTGLSYYGQEGIIGSQTDQSKYDRITFNNNITYEIIEDHLKIGENFSYSNEYNKGVSDAGIYSNNIRGFLNAPPTMSVYDENGDYAGSDISSDITNPLGSLYYGNFNESKTNRAVGNIFAEVSHSDFTFRTSFGADINDNTYRAFNPIYELSSVAYNNTSQVTQSANKSISWIWENTLNYQTTVADVHNIDVLLGTSARQNIYEGQSATGRDLTFNDFEHAYLSNATDQTQNSVSGNRVDYSIQSYFTRLLYDYDSKYLFTATLRRDGSSEFGSNNKYAYFPAFSVGWNIDRENFFPDNSFINSLKLRGSWGQNGNDQFSQQFAYISTISSYNKNYHFGTGDNEMPLEVGSSPDDLSNPDLKWETSEQFDLGFDARIFSDITVTFDYYRKETKDWLVQASVPLIAGANAPFINGGDIRNEGVEFSASYNTDLGEDWSLTVNGNISYNKNEVLRIANSEGIIHGDSNLLFQGLDEMNRVEVGHPIGYFYGLKTDGIFQNEDEIQQYAQNGALIQPNAQPGDVRFLDLNDDGRINQDDKTEIGNPNPDVNFGFNVQLQYKAFDFSVYTYGMAGFQNVYGVRDYSRPFNNYTTEIVNRWTGEGSSNTLPRTTWGTTSNGNYTRFSDLYVEDADFLRIKTVNLGVDLTKLTDQLDAFSRFRIYVTSNNLYTFTNYKGMDPEIGFGNANQSWARGIDVGYYPQPRTYMVGLNVNF; this is encoded by the coding sequence ATGAAACAACAAACTATTTTTAAAATGAGGTTAAAACCTTATTTCTTAGCTACGATTTTTTTTGTGTGCAGCATGTCTACTGTCTGGGCACAGCAGAAGGAGATCACAGGTGTTGTCACCTCGGCTGACGATGGAATGCCGATTCCCGGAGTTAGTGTAATTGTAGAAGGAACCAGTAGAGGTACTACTACAGATTTTGATGGTAATTATCAAATAGAAGCTGCATCTGCAGAAAGTTTATCATTTAGCTACATCGGTTTCGAGACTAAAACACTTAGTGTTGGAAATCAAACTGAATTAAATGTGAGTCTACAGGTATCAACATCAGAGTTGGATGAAATTGTAGTAGTTGGTTATGGTACGCAGCGTAAAAAAGTATCTACCGCTGCCACATCTATGGTAGAATCTGAAGATTTGATTCAAACTGCGAGTATAGATGCAACGAGTGCTTTGCAGGGACAAACTTCTGGGGTAAACATTACTTCAACTTCAGGACAACCTGGGGCTAATATGACCGTAAATATTAGAGGTGTAGGAACCGCTGGTAATAATTCTCCTTTATATGTTGTAGATGGAGTTGTTGTAGAAAACGGTATTGGCTATTTGGACCCTTCAATAATAGAACGAGTAGATATTCTAAAAGATGCTTCCGCTGCTTCTATTTATGGTGCTCGTGCTGCTAACGGTGTAGTATTGGTAACTACTAAAAAAGGTAAGGAAGGCGTAACTAGTGTATCTGTGAATAGCTATGTAGGTTTTCAGGAAGTAGCCAGAACTTTAGATCTATTAGACAGTCGAGAATATGGAATAATTATGAATGAAGCCCGAGTAAATTCAGGATATGCTCCTTTATATACTCAGGAAGAGTTGAATAATGCTGCAAATACAGATTGGCAAGATGAATTATTTAATAATGGTGCCATCAAACAAAATCATTCAGTATTAATTTCCGGAGGAACTGAAAAAGTAAATTACTCTACAGGACTTTCTTATTACGGACAGGAAGGAATTATTGGTAGCCAAACCGATCAGTCAAAATACGATCGTATTACTTTCAATAATAACATCACTTACGAGATAATTGAAGATCATTTAAAAATTGGAGAAAATTTCTCCTATTCAAATGAATATAATAAAGGGGTGTCTGATGCCGGAATTTATAGTAACAACATAAGAGGATTTTTAAATGCTCCGCCTACGATGTCGGTTTACGACGAAAATGGTGATTATGCGGGATCAGATATTAGTTCCGATATTACAAATCCATTAGGTTCACTTTATTACGGTAATTTTAATGAAAGCAAAACAAATAGGGCTGTAGGTAATATTTTTGCTGAAGTCTCTCATAGCGACTTTACCTTTAGAACTAGTTTTGGAGCAGATATTAATGATAATACGTATAGAGCTTTTAATCCAATTTATGAGCTATCTAGTGTAGCGTATAATAATACCTCACAAGTTACCCAAAGCGCTAACAAATCAATTTCTTGGATTTGGGAAAATACCTTGAATTATCAAACTACAGTAGCAGATGTTCATAATATTGATGTTCTTCTAGGGACTTCAGCCAGACAAAATATATACGAGGGTCAATCGGCTACAGGAAGAGATCTTACCTTCAATGATTTTGAGCATGCTTATTTATCTAATGCTACAGATCAAACACAAAATTCTGTTAGCGGTAATAGAGTAGATTATAGTATTCAATCTTATTTTACAAGATTATTATACGATTACGACAGTAAATATTTATTTACAGCCACATTAAGAAGAGATGGTTCTTCTGAGTTCGGTAGTAATAATAAATACGCTTATTTTCCTGCATTTTCTGTAGGTTGGAATATCGATAGAGAGAACTTTTTCCCGGATAATTCTTTTATAAATTCTCTTAAATTAAGAGGAAGTTGGGGACAAAACGGGAATGATCAGTTTAGCCAGCAGTTTGCTTATATTTCTACGATTAGTTCTTACAATAAAAATTACCATTTTGGTACTGGTGATAACGAAATGCCATTAGAAGTAGGATCCAGTCCAGACGATTTATCTAATCCAGATCTTAAGTGGGAAACTTCAGAGCAATTTGACCTTGGTTTTGATGCCAGAATATTTTCAGATATCACAGTAACTTTCGATTATTATCGTAAAGAAACTAAAGACTGGTTAGTACAAGCTTCCGTTCCTCTTATCGCTGGAGCCAACGCTCCATTTATCAATGGAGGTGATATTCGTAACGAAGGGGTAGAATTTAGTGCTAGTTATAACACCGATTTAGGGGAAGATTGGAGTCTTACTGTAAATGGTAATATTTCTTATAACAAGAATGAAGTTCTAAGAATTGCGAATTCTGAAGGTATAATTCATGGAGATAGTAATTTACTTTTTCAGGGATTGGACGAGATGAACAGAGTTGAAGTTGGACATCCAATTGGTTATTTCTACGGATTAAAAACCGACGGGATTTTTCAGAATGAAGATGAGATTCAGCAATATGCTCAAAACGGAGCTTTAATTCAACCAAATGCTCAACCCGGTGATGTTCGATTTTTAGACTTAAATGATGACGGCAGAATTAATCAGGATGATAAAACTGAAATTGGAAATCCAAACCCAGATGTAAACTTTGGTTTTAATGTGCAATTACAATACAAAGCCTTTGATTTCTCTGTTTACACTTACGGGATGGCAGGTTTTCAAAATGTTTACGGGGTAAGAGATTATTCACGACCGTTTAATAATTATACTACAGAAATTGTAAATCGTTGGACAGGTGAAGGTAGTTCTAACACATTACCAAGAACAACCTGGGGAACAACTTCTAACGGAAACTACACCCGCTTCTCTGATCTTTACGTAGAAGATGCCGATTTCTTGAGAATCAAAACAGTTAATTTGGGTGTAGATTTAACCAAACTTACCGATCAACTTGATGCCTTTTCAAGATTCCGTATATACGTGACAAGCAACAACCTATACACATTTACAAATTACAAAGGTATGGATCCTGAAATCGGATTCGGAAATGCTAATCAATCATGGGCTCGAGGAATAGATGTTGGATATTATCCACAACCTAGAACTTATATGGTAGGCTTAAATGTGAATTTCTAA
- a CDS encoding hybrid sensor histidine kinase/response regulator transcription factor has product MRGIYFLYFFIFYSISCWSQSGNVLEVLDPQYRFSHKGVIDGLSPGVVNDFYKENKGFLWIATTSGLNRYDGYEFDLYSPKTSNASAIQSRYFKRVFSGPLSRIWCKTPEGINIFDPVSESFTADQTEILKKLGVSGKPIRDIVEIESDIFLLIHEKNEITKYDRNSKKVFVSDEYNALLKNEELEISSVVTQEDGNLFIIFKNGLIHQLDSEKLSLEAEYDQLQKNFDDTSHDFRMISDDKGDLWIHLFQDYGVFYFKYREAKLFNFTKDSEQLQLSTNLVSDIEKDGDGNIWVGSDLGGINVINPSELSVRYIKNNPEIGNSLSQNSITSLYRDDKGIVWVGTFKNGIDYYHPNIIRFPLQKKILSDPASLPFNDVNVFAEDDAGNLFIGTNGGGLIELNKKTGKYIQYKHNPVDPKSISSDVIVSMVHDSKNRLWIGTYLGGLNLMTSEGFKHFRSNSEDSASIAGDNIWELFEDSTGKLWIGTLTGGVDIYDEERNRFIHSYDSGGKYPIHANYISSIAEDQNGQIWIGTSNGVDVINKEKGTVDHLTHQPDDKSSLSDNNILAIYKDDDDHIWVGSQQGLNLYNHQEKVFYHYGKEDGLPGDKIIGIVEDNDKDLWITSSFGIAQLKKGNQDSLKSKIDSDFKIYNDLDGLQGNLFNENSIFKNSEGEILVGGLHGYNVFKPQEFKYNQEQPEIIFTKFNLFNQEIKAGEIVKKRTILEKPLHETEAITLKHNQNFFSIEFAALDFFQPSKNSYRYKLTGVDNGWQNLRSSQRTASYTNIDPGEYTFIVQASNNDQVWNRDGKQLSITILPPFYKTIYAYILYVVFILSLLYFARRRIIKKQQRSFEVKQEKKEAEHLHKMDLMKIRFFTNISHEFKTPLSMILSPISRLKEQQHLGSHVKEQIDTINDNAQRLLNLINQILDLGNVKNDTLLNSSKANIVEFIDDIVTDFREYAESRGIKLNFHSKQKTFYTVFDLDKLDKIIYNLLSNAVKFTPKGGKINVHLDVQGSLSNSPEENKKWVIIEVEDTGVGIAEKDQEHIFDRFYKADLDTDINKTGSGIGLALVKEYVKLYNGKISCASEPGKGTSFTIKLPLQNIPEKEMSNSFQKNTNKIIGQDDNLPTVLIIDDSREFLNYLGQQLKEQYNIFIATDGETGWKKTLSIVPDLIVCDWEMPGIKGTDLCLKIRNDSRTKQIPFVLLSGNQSEEYKLAGLKAGANDYVTKPFKLEVLKSRIENLIQQRKSFQEAYRKKIEVPDVVNRVQIESEDEKLMRKVLQILKKKYQDPEFTVEQLALDIGVSRSYLYNKSMSLFEKSPLELITDIRLEKGKELLKKSQLTISEIAFQTGFNNPKYFTKNFKKKYKMLPSAYKKGQS; this is encoded by the coding sequence ATGAGAGGTATTTACTTCTTATATTTTTTTATTTTTTATTCCATTTCCTGCTGGTCTCAGTCAGGTAATGTTTTAGAGGTATTAGATCCCCAATATAGGTTTTCTCATAAAGGCGTAATAGACGGTCTTTCACCCGGAGTTGTTAATGATTTCTATAAAGAGAACAAGGGTTTTCTATGGATTGCGACAACTTCTGGATTAAACCGTTATGATGGTTATGAGTTTGATCTTTACAGTCCTAAAACGTCAAATGCATCAGCCATTCAATCAAGATATTTTAAGAGGGTTTTTAGTGGACCTTTAAGTCGTATATGGTGCAAAACGCCGGAAGGAATAAACATATTCGATCCTGTTTCTGAAAGTTTTACTGCAGACCAAACCGAGATTCTGAAAAAATTAGGAGTTTCTGGTAAGCCTATAAGAGATATTGTAGAAATTGAGAGCGATATTTTTTTGCTTATTCATGAGAAAAATGAGATAACAAAGTATGATCGTAACAGCAAAAAGGTATTTGTATCAGATGAATATAACGCACTTTTAAAAAATGAAGAGTTAGAAATATCTTCGGTGGTCACGCAAGAGGACGGGAATTTATTTATAATTTTTAAAAACGGGTTGATTCATCAACTTGACTCAGAGAAGCTTTCCCTAGAAGCGGAATACGATCAGCTTCAAAAGAACTTCGATGATACTTCTCATGATTTTAGAATGATAAGTGATGACAAAGGAGATCTTTGGATTCATCTTTTTCAGGATTACGGGGTTTTTTATTTTAAGTATAGGGAAGCAAAATTGTTCAATTTCACAAAAGATTCAGAACAGCTTCAACTAAGCACCAATCTGGTGAGTGATATTGAAAAAGATGGAGATGGTAATATTTGGGTAGGATCAGATTTAGGAGGCATTAATGTGATAAATCCCAGCGAGCTGTCGGTAAGATACATCAAGAATAATCCGGAAATTGGGAATTCGCTATCTCAAAATAGTATCACTTCACTTTACCGTGATGATAAAGGTATAGTTTGGGTTGGTACTTTTAAAAACGGAATTGATTATTACCATCCTAACATTATACGTTTCCCTTTACAGAAAAAAATATTATCTGATCCTGCAAGCTTACCTTTTAATGACGTAAATGTTTTTGCTGAAGATGATGCCGGCAATTTATTTATAGGAACCAACGGTGGAGGTCTAATCGAATTAAATAAAAAAACAGGAAAATATATACAATATAAGCACAATCCTGTTGATCCAAAGAGCATTTCTAGCGATGTCATCGTTAGTATGGTACATGATAGCAAAAATCGATTATGGATAGGCACCTATTTGGGAGGTTTAAATTTGATGACTAGTGAAGGTTTTAAACATTTCCGTAGTAATTCTGAAGATAGTGCGAGTATTGCAGGAGATAATATTTGGGAGCTTTTTGAAGATTCTACTGGTAAATTATGGATAGGGACTCTAACTGGTGGTGTTGATATTTATGATGAAGAGCGAAATCGTTTTATTCACTCCTACGATAGCGGAGGTAAATATCCAATCCATGCAAATTATATATCTTCTATTGCAGAAGACCAGAATGGCCAAATTTGGATAGGAACTTCTAACGGCGTAGATGTCATAAATAAAGAAAAGGGAACTGTTGATCATTTAACGCATCAACCAGATGATAAATCGAGTTTAAGTGATAATAACATCTTAGCCATTTATAAAGACGATGATGATCATATATGGGTAGGATCACAGCAGGGATTAAACTTATATAATCACCAAGAGAAAGTTTTTTATCACTACGGAAAAGAGGACGGCTTACCCGGCGATAAAATTATCGGTATTGTTGAAGATAACGACAAAGATCTATGGATAACTTCTTCTTTTGGTATTGCACAATTGAAGAAAGGTAATCAAGATTCTTTAAAGAGTAAAATTGATTCCGATTTCAAAATATATAATGATCTTGATGGTTTACAGGGCAATCTCTTCAATGAGAATTCTATTTTTAAAAATAGTGAGGGTGAAATTTTAGTTGGCGGTTTGCATGGTTATAATGTTTTCAAACCGCAAGAGTTTAAATATAATCAGGAACAACCTGAAATCATTTTTACAAAATTCAACTTATTCAACCAGGAAATCAAAGCAGGTGAAATTGTAAAAAAAAGAACCATTTTAGAAAAACCTTTACATGAAACTGAAGCAATCACGCTGAAGCATAATCAGAATTTCTTTTCGATTGAATTTGCTGCTTTAGATTTCTTTCAGCCTTCTAAAAATAGTTATCGCTACAAATTAACTGGTGTAGATAATGGATGGCAAAACTTAAGAAGTTCGCAAAGAACAGCATCCTATACCAATATTGATCCCGGCGAATATACATTTATAGTCCAGGCTTCTAATAACGATCAGGTTTGGAATAGGGATGGGAAGCAGTTGAGCATAACGATTTTGCCTCCTTTTTATAAAACGATTTACGCTTATATACTCTATGTAGTATTCATTTTAAGCTTATTGTATTTTGCTCGAAGAAGAATTATTAAAAAACAACAGCGAAGTTTTGAGGTGAAACAAGAAAAAAAAGAAGCAGAGCATTTACACAAAATGGATCTAATGAAAATTAGATTTTTTACGAATATTAGTCATGAGTTCAAAACGCCGCTTTCGATGATTCTATCTCCAATTTCAAGATTGAAAGAACAGCAGCACTTAGGTTCTCATGTAAAGGAACAAATTGATACGATTAACGATAATGCTCAGCGTTTACTAAACTTGATAAATCAAATTCTGGATTTAGGTAACGTCAAGAATGATACACTTCTTAATTCTTCAAAAGCTAATATTGTTGAATTTATAGACGACATCGTTACCGATTTTAGGGAGTATGCAGAAAGTCGTGGTATCAAACTTAATTTTCATAGTAAACAAAAAACATTTTATACCGTCTTCGATCTGGATAAACTCGATAAGATCATTTATAACTTACTATCGAATGCAGTTAAATTTACACCGAAAGGAGGAAAGATAAATGTTCATTTAGATGTTCAGGGATCACTCTCAAATAGTCCCGAAGAGAATAAAAAATGGGTTATTATTGAAGTTGAAGATACTGGAGTAGGAATTGCTGAAAAAGATCAAGAACATATTTTTGATCGGTTTTATAAGGCAGATCTAGACACTGATATTAATAAAACAGGAAGCGGTATTGGTTTAGCCTTGGTAAAGGAATATGTGAAGCTGTATAATGGGAAAATTTCATGTGCTAGTGAACCTGGTAAAGGAACAAGCTTTACTATCAAATTGCCATTGCAAAACATTCCTGAAAAAGAAATGTCTAATAGTTTTCAGAAAAACACCAATAAAATTATAGGTCAGGACGACAATCTTCCTACAGTATTGATTATTGATGATTCTCGCGAATTTTTAAATTATCTGGGACAACAGTTAAAAGAGCAGTACAACATATTTATAGCTACAGATGGCGAAACTGGCTGGAAGAAAACCTTATCTATAGTCCCAGATCTAATTGTATGCGATTGGGAGATGCCTGGTATCAAGGGCACAGATCTATGTCTTAAAATTAGAAATGATTCTCGTACAAAGCAGATTCCTTTTGTATTACTATCAGGGAATCAAAGCGAAGAATATAAATTGGCGGGCTTAAAGGCTGGAGCAAATGATTACGTGACTAAACCATTCAAGTTAGAAGTTTTAAAGTCTAGAATAGAGAACCTTATCCAACAGAGAAAGTCATTTCAAGAAGCGTATCGTAAAAAAATTGAAGTTCCAGATGTTGTGAACCGGGTGCAGATAGAGAGTGAGGATGAAAAATTGATGCGTAAAGTACTTCAGATTTTAAAGAAAAAATATCAGGATCCAGAATTTACGGTTGAGCAGCTAGCTCTAGATATTGGTGTGAGCAGGTCTTATCTATACAATAAATCAATGAGTCTTTTTGAGAAATCCCCATTAGAACTCATTACTGATATCAGACTAGAAAAAGGAAAAGAGTTGCTGAAAAAAAGCCAGCTTACTATTTCTGAAATAGCATTTCAAACAGGCTTCAATAATCCAAAATACTTCACCAAAAATTTCAAGAAGAAGTATAAGATGTTGCCTTCCGCTTACAAAAAAGGTCAATCTTAG
- a CDS encoding sialate O-acetylesterase, whose amino-acid sequence MKNISIYVALFLFSINAIANVSLPSIFSDNMVLQRNSDVVIWGWGSPGEEIKLVASWNSKDTLTTTTDRHAKWKLTLKTTNTKKPVSLDFFGYNHIHLKNVLLGEVWLASGQSNMEWSASAGMIGDKKAIKNATNKNIRFFRVPKKTATTPQLDISASWQVNSPETMQYFSAIAYFFAEKLTTELDVPVGIIGSYWGGTAAEVWIPSEAFDKDATLTASATKLPQEKWGPNEPAYNYNAMIAPLIPFKIAGVLWYQGESNTPNAGSYKNTFSTLIQSWRSKWDDNFPFYYAQIAPYNYGDDNDDGVMIRNTQREVLELPNTGMVATGDVGNLEDIHPRNKKPVGERFANIALKEKYHQFSGEIYGPLVESVHAEKNKIIISFSNSERLYLKNADKQFEVAGENKEFKAVKAKIKNNKVILRSPFKNPAYVRFAWKNAIVPNLYNSADLPASSFETTID is encoded by the coding sequence ATGAAGAATATTAGTATTTACGTAGCCTTATTTTTATTCAGCATAAATGCAATTGCCAATGTTAGTTTACCCAGCATATTTTCAGACAACATGGTTTTGCAAAGGAATAGTGATGTCGTTATTTGGGGATGGGGTAGTCCCGGTGAAGAAATAAAACTAGTTGCTTCTTGGAATTCTAAAGACACACTTACAACAACAACAGATCGACATGCAAAGTGGAAACTAACCTTAAAAACAACTAATACTAAAAAACCTGTTTCCTTAGACTTTTTTGGCTATAATCATATACATCTAAAAAATGTATTGCTCGGTGAAGTCTGGTTGGCTTCCGGACAATCGAATATGGAATGGAGCGCTTCTGCCGGAATGATTGGCGATAAAAAGGCAATTAAAAATGCTACTAATAAGAATATTCGTTTTTTTAGAGTTCCCAAAAAAACAGCTACAACACCTCAACTTGATATTAGTGCTTCCTGGCAAGTAAATAGCCCGGAAACAATGCAATATTTTAGTGCTATCGCTTATTTCTTTGCTGAAAAATTAACTACAGAATTAGATGTTCCTGTTGGTATAATTGGTTCGTATTGGGGCGGAACTGCTGCTGAAGTTTGGATTCCCTCTGAAGCTTTTGATAAAGATGCTACTTTAACAGCGTCAGCTACAAAATTACCGCAAGAAAAATGGGGTCCTAATGAGCCGGCTTACAACTACAATGCGATGATTGCTCCATTAATTCCTTTTAAAATTGCCGGAGTATTATGGTATCAAGGAGAAAGCAATACGCCTAATGCTGGTTCTTATAAAAATACGTTTAGCACCTTAATACAATCATGGCGGAGCAAATGGGATGATAACTTCCCGTTCTATTACGCACAAATTGCTCCTTATAATTACGGAGATGATAATGATGATGGAGTTATGATTAGAAATACACAACGAGAAGTGCTAGAATTACCGAATACCGGTATGGTTGCAACGGGAGATGTAGGAAATTTAGAAGATATTCATCCAAGAAATAAAAAGCCCGTTGGCGAGCGTTTCGCTAATATTGCTTTAAAAGAAAAATATCATCAATTCTCTGGTGAAATTTACGGGCCGTTAGTTGAAAGTGTTCATGCTGAAAAAAATAAAATTATTATCAGCTTTTCGAATTCAGAAAGATTGTATTTGAAAAATGCTGATAAACAATTTGAAGTTGCCGGAGAAAATAAAGAATTTAAAGCTGTAAAAGCTAAAATTAAAAACAACAAAGTAATTCTAAGATCTCCTTTCAAAAATCCTGCTTATGTACGCTTTGCCTGGAAAAATGCAATTGTTCCTAACTTATATAATTCAGCTGATCTACCTGCTTCAAGTTTCGAAACGACGATTGATTAA
- the bglX gene encoding beta-glucosidase BglX, with protein MKLKRITTPILIAAISLTANAQTSSSMKLSEAEITTKVDSLLKLMTLEEKVGQTVQYNGFWDVTGPAPNGANEAKKYDDLKNGRVGSMLSVRGVKEVRAVQKIAVEESRLGIPLIIGFDVIHGYKTLSPIPLAEAASWDLEAIKKSAQVAASEAAASGINWTFAPMVDISRDPRWGRVMEGGGEDPYLGSKIAVARVTGFQGEDLTDPLTIAACAKHFAGYGFAEAGREYNKAEFSAVTLHNVVLPPFKAAVEAGTRTLMNGFNEWNGLPVTANKYLLRDVLKDKWDFSGFVVSDWASIQEMITWGYAKDEKEAAIRAINAGTDMDMEGYVYNEALEELVENGTIDEEVLNDAVRRILSVKFELGLFEDPYRYCDEEREKTVIGSKENHEAVLDMAKKSIVLLKNEKNLLPLQKKNQHIAIIGPLVDDDNSPLGSWRLGSDDHTGVSFLEGMQAYKGNKISYEKGVSLISNDPQFTKELHVNTSDTTGFSKAIETAKTADVVVMVLGEHGFQTGEGRSRTVLELPGLQQELLEKVYEVNKNIVLVLNNGRPLLLNWAAENIPAIVEAWQLGTESGNAIAQVLYGDYNPSGKLPMTFPRSVGQIPIYYNKRNTGRPVDPAPGQEQVFWSKYIDEENSPLYSFGYGLSYTSFEYTNLKLNKDSFKTSGEIDVQVTLKNIGDVAGREVAQLYIHDKYASIIRPVKELKGFQLVDLKKGESKTIHFTLTDKELGFYDAEGNYKVESGEFSVFVGGSSEASLETTFTLED; from the coding sequence ATGAAACTCAAAAGAATAACAACGCCCATTCTTATAGCTGCCATAAGCTTAACTGCAAATGCACAAACTTCTTCATCTATGAAACTTTCTGAAGCAGAAATTACAACAAAAGTAGATTCGTTACTTAAACTAATGACTCTTGAAGAAAAAGTAGGTCAGACTGTACAGTATAACGGTTTTTGGGATGTTACCGGGCCGGCACCAAATGGAGCTAACGAAGCTAAGAAATACGACGATTTAAAAAACGGAAGAGTAGGTTCCATGCTAAGTGTTCGTGGTGTTAAAGAAGTGCGTGCGGTACAAAAGATTGCAGTTGAAGAAAGTAGATTGGGAATTCCCTTAATTATTGGTTTCGACGTAATTCATGGGTATAAAACTTTAAGTCCGATTCCTCTGGCAGAAGCAGCTAGTTGGGATTTAGAAGCCATAAAAAAGTCGGCTCAAGTTGCCGCTTCAGAAGCAGCAGCATCAGGAATAAACTGGACATTTGCTCCGATGGTAGATATTTCTAGAGATCCGCGTTGGGGAAGAGTAATGGAAGGCGGCGGAGAAGATCCGTATTTAGGAAGTAAAATCGCTGTTGCTCGAGTAACAGGATTTCAGGGAGAAGACCTTACCGACCCGTTAACTATAGCAGCTTGTGCGAAACACTTTGCAGGATACGGATTTGCAGAAGCAGGTAGAGAATATAACAAAGCTGAATTTAGCGCAGTAACCCTTCATAATGTAGTATTGCCTCCATTTAAAGCCGCAGTAGAAGCCGGAACGAGAACTTTAATGAATGGTTTTAATGAGTGGAACGGTCTTCCAGTAACAGCAAATAAATATTTATTGCGTGATGTTTTAAAAGATAAATGGGATTTTAGCGGATTTGTAGTTTCAGATTGGGCATCTATCCAGGAAATGATCACTTGGGGATATGCTAAAGATGAAAAAGAAGCAGCGATACGTGCCATAAATGCGGGAACCGATATGGACATGGAAGGGTATGTTTACAACGAAGCGTTAGAAGAATTAGTGGAAAATGGAACTATTGATGAAGAAGTATTAAACGATGCTGTTCGCCGAATTTTAAGCGTGAAGTTTGAATTAGGATTGTTTGAAGATCCATATCGATATTGTGATGAGGAAAGAGAAAAAACAGTTATAGGTAGTAAAGAAAATCATGAAGCAGTATTAGATATGGCTAAAAAGTCGATCGTACTGCTGAAGAATGAAAAAAACTTGTTGCCACTTCAGAAGAAAAATCAGCATATAGCGATTATTGGCCCGTTGGTAGATGATGATAATAGTCCTTTAGGAAGTTGGCGTTTAGGATCTGATGATCATACTGGCGTTAGCTTTTTAGAAGGTATGCAGGCTTATAAAGGCAATAAAATATCGTATGAGAAAGGTGTAAGCTTAATTTCGAACGATCCGCAATTTACTAAAGAATTACATGTAAATACTTCAGATACCACTGGATTTTCTAAAGCTATTGAAACCGCAAAGACAGCCGATGTTGTTGTTATGGTTTTGGGAGAGCATGGTTTCCAAACCGGTGAAGGTAGAAGTAGAACAGTGCTAGAATTACCGGGTTTACAACAAGAATTATTAGAAAAAGTGTATGAGGTAAACAAAAACATCGTACTTGTTTTAAATAACGGAAGACCGCTACTACTTAATTGGGCAGCCGAAAATATTCCTGCTATAGTTGAAGCTTGGCAGCTAGGTACTGAAAGCGGAAATGCAATTGCTCAGGTATTATACGGAGACTACAACCCGAGTGGAAAACTACCAATGACTTTCCCGAGAAGTGTAGGCCAAATTCCTATTTACTATAATAAAAGAAATACAGGAAGACCCGTAGATCCGGCACCGGGACAAGAGCAAGTATTCTGGTCGAAGTATATTGATGAGGAAAACTCACCATTATATTCGTTTGGATACGGATTAAGTTATACCAGTTTTGAATACACTAATTTAAAATTGAACAAAGATTCTTTTAAAACTTCAGGAGAAATAGATGTACAGGTTACATTAAAAAATATAGGTGATGTGGCCGGTAGAGAAGTCGCACAGCTTTATATTCATGATAAATATGCAAGTATAATTAGACCAGTGAAAGAACTAAAAGGATTTCAATTAGTAGATCTGAAAAAGGGTGAATCTAAAACCATACATTTTACGTTAACCGATAAGGAGTTAGGTTTTTATGATGCTGAAGGAAATTATAAAGTAGAATCTGGTGAATTTTCAGTCTTTGTTGGCGGAAGTTCAGAAGCTTCTTTAGAGACAACATTTACTTTAGAAGATTAG